The window TGCCCTGGATAATGTTGCGAGCTCGCATGGCCTTTTCGCCATCGACTGCCGAAATCGTGATGGTGCCATCATCTTCGATGTCGATCTTGGCTCCGGTTTCTTCGGTAATGCCTTTGATCGTCTTACCACCTGGGCCAATGATCATGCCGATCAAGTCTTGGTCGATCTTGATGGTCAGCAGGCGAGGGGCGTAAGGGGAGAGTTCTTGGCGAGGTTGGTTGATTGTCCCCAACATTTTCTCTAGGATGTGCATCCGGGCAGGTTTGGCTTGGGCGATCGCTTTGGAAATGATTTCCATTGATAGCCCAGTGATCTTCATGTCCATCTGTAGCGCCGTGATACCGCTGTCGGTTCCAGCGACTTTGAAGTCCATGTCACCTAGGAAGTCTTCGATGCCTTGGATGTCTGTCAGAATCCGAATTTCATCGCCTTCCTTAATCAGACCCATCGCTGCACCACTGACAGGTTTGGTAATTGGTACGCCCGCATCCATGAGAGCTAGGGTAGAACCACAGACCGAACCCATCGAGGTGGAACCATTGGAAGACAGCACCTCAGACACGACCCGAATCACATAGGGAAATTCTTGCTGGCTTGGTAGCACAGGCACCAGTGCGCGTTCTGCTAAGGCACCGTGGCCCACTTCCCGGCGACCAGGCGATCGCATGGGTCGAGTTTCGCCCACCGAGTAAGGGGGGAAGTTGTAGTGATGCAGGTAACGCTTCTGCTCGTCGGGGTGCAGGTCGTCCAGCTCTTGGGCATCGCCAGGAGTACCTAGCGTGGCAACCGACAACACCTGAGTCAAGCCTCGGTTGAACAGGCCAGTGCCATGTACGCGCGAGGGCAGCACCCCGGTACGACAGGAAATGGGCCGTACTTCATCCAACTTCCGCCCATCTACACGCACCCCGTCTTCAATCACTTGGCGACGCATGAGGGTTTTGGTGATGTCTTTGAAGGTGTTGCCTAGAGCTTTGGAGTTGGCTGCGGCGGCGACTCGCACCGGGTCAGTTTCTTCCAATGCGGCAATCTCGCTGACGATCGCTGCTTTGACCTCATCTAAAGCGGCATCCCGTACCTTCTTGTCCGGTTCAAAGCGGGCCAGAATCTCTTTAATCTGAGCGGTGGCGCGATCGCGGATAAAAGTCTCTAGGGTGGAGTCAACTTCGGGTGGGGTTGCTTGCACTAAGGCCAGTCCCAACTCCTCTAGCAAGTCACGCTGTGCTTGAATCAAGTCCCGCACCGCTTCATAACCGAAGTCGATTGCTTCGATCATGTCTTGCTCAGGCAATTGGTTC of the Trichocoleus desertorum ATA4-8-CV12 genome contains:
- a CDS encoding polyribonucleotide nucleotidyltransferase, producing MVEIDKSISFDGRDIRLKVGLLAPQAGGSVLIQSGDTAVLVTATQAAGREGIDFLPLLVDYEERLYAAGRIPGGFLRREGRPPERATLTSRLIDRPLRPLFPSWLRDDIQVVATTVSMDERVPPDVLAVTGASIAVLLAQIPFNGPMAAVRVGLVGDDFIINPTYSEIESGDLDLIVAGSPDGVVMVEAGANQLPEQDMIEAIDFGYEAVRDLIQAQRDLLEELGLALVQATPPEVDSTLETFIRDRATAQIKEILARFEPDKKVRDAALDEVKAAIVSEIAALEETDPVRVAAAANSKALGNTFKDITKTLMRRQVIEDGVRVDGRKLDEVRPISCRTGVLPSRVHGTGLFNRGLTQVLSVATLGTPGDAQELDDLHPDEQKRYLHHYNFPPYSVGETRPMRSPGRREVGHGALAERALVPVLPSQQEFPYVIRVVSEVLSSNGSTSMGSVCGSTLALMDAGVPITKPVSGAAMGLIKEGDEIRILTDIQGIEDFLGDMDFKVAGTDSGITALQMDMKITGLSMEIISKAIAQAKPARMHILEKMLGTINQPRQELSPYAPRLLTIKIDQDLIGMIIGPGGKTIKGITEETGAKIDIEDDGTITISAVDGEKAMRARNIIQGMTRKLNAGDVYAGRVTRIIPIGAFVEFLPGKEGMIHISQLAEHRVGKVEDEVAVGDEVVVKIREIDNRGRVNLTRLGIHPEEAAAAREAVTVESK